A stretch of Myroides oncorhynchi DNA encodes these proteins:
- a CDS encoding OmpH family outer membrane protein: protein MKTYLVFFFSIFGVVFSFGQGGSARVAYIDMEYILSQTPEYLDATGQLDERANTWKGDVDKKKAEIKKLKDNLAAERILLTRELIDEKEEEITILEDELFQYQQKRFGTSGDLITQKIMLAKPIQDQVFAVVEDIAEARKFDYVLDKNTESTMVIATKKHDISDLVLRRLATARRKQGMTKSEARAVEEEEEKEDAMSLRQMRREEQQRRKEEAEKQMRIEEKKRQEELANDVNYQKKLELERQKEDMLKAEKERAERLQRERQEKIDARNELIRQRKEEAESKRLQNQSDTKANDKVEAQKELVKQREFEAEEKRKQNQERKDQIVKDRIQQMETQKAESDRIKAERERLLKEDRERKKQQALDQQSKKTTIDVEKLLEERRLAQEKRDAEQQRKKEEALKRRQELIEESLRKEEERRQRIQKEQEDKRQLILQKQEEAKRQAEKAKKQ from the coding sequence ATGAAAACGTATTTAGTATTTTTTTTTAGTATTTTTGGAGTAGTATTTTCCTTTGGACAAGGAGGAAGCGCTCGTGTAGCGTACATAGACATGGAGTATATTTTGAGTCAGACTCCGGAATACTTAGATGCTACTGGTCAGTTAGATGAAAGGGCTAATACGTGGAAAGGCGATGTAGATAAAAAGAAAGCTGAAATAAAAAAGCTAAAAGATAATTTAGCTGCTGAAAGAATTTTGTTGACACGTGAGCTGATTGATGAAAAAGAAGAAGAGATTACGATATTAGAAGATGAACTTTTTCAGTATCAACAAAAACGATTTGGTACGTCAGGGGATTTGATTACTCAAAAGATTATGTTGGCTAAGCCAATTCAGGATCAAGTTTTTGCTGTAGTAGAAGATATCGCTGAAGCTAGGAAGTTTGATTATGTATTAGATAAAAATACAGAATCTACTATGGTGATTGCTACTAAAAAGCATGACATTAGCGACCTAGTTTTACGTAGATTAGCTACTGCGCGTCGAAAGCAGGGAATGACAAAATCTGAAGCTAGGGCAGTAGAAGAGGAGGAGGAGAAGGAAGATGCAATGTCGTTAAGACAGATGAGACGTGAAGAGCAACAAAGACGTAAAGAAGAAGCTGAGAAGCAAATGCGTATTGAGGAGAAAAAGAGACAGGAGGAGCTGGCGAATGATGTAAACTATCAGAAAAAGCTTGAGCTAGAGCGTCAGAAAGAAGATATGCTAAAAGCGGAAAAAGAAAGAGCTGAACGTTTACAAAGAGAGCGTCAAGAAAAAATAGATGCACGCAATGAGCTTATTAGACAACGTAAAGAGGAGGCTGAATCTAAACGACTACAAAATCAGAGTGATACTAAAGCGAATGATAAAGTAGAAGCTCAAAAGGAACTTGTGAAGCAAAGAGAATTTGAAGCTGAAGAAAAACGCAAACAGAATCAGGAACGCAAGGATCAAATAGTAAAAGATCGAATCCAACAAATGGAAACTCAGAAAGCTGAATCTGATAGAATAAAAGCGGAAAGAGAACGTTTGTTGAAAGAAGATAGAGAACGTAAAAAACAGCAAGCCTTAGATCAGCAATCTAAAAAAACAACGATAGATGTTGAAAAACTTCTTGAAGAAAGAAGATTAGCTCAAGAGAAGAGAGATGCTGAACAACAACGCAAAAAAGAAGAGGCGTTAAAAAGAAGACAAGAATTGATAGAAGAATCTCTAAGAAAAGAAGAAGAGAGACGTCAAAGAATTCAAAAAGAACAAGAAGATAAAAGACAGTTAATTTTGCAGAAACAAGAAGAAGCAAAAAGACAAGCTGAAAAGGCTAAAAAACAATAG
- a CDS encoding OmpP1/FadL family transporter — protein sequence MIRKILSLSLLTLLSTSAFAGGYRVAMQGNKQLAMGHTGVAVINNGAESLFFNPAASVYSENRFNFSGGVSYLVADTKFQNKTYGWENETRNPGTPFYLYGSYKATDWMTVGLAVYSPYGSKVEWDKDWQGSHLVNNIDLKAIYVQPTIAIKVSKHFSFGGGPIFVNGGVTFNKNLSRSMTDEQGNRTNVTVEAKNVTAWGWTAGYLVNVDDHLRLGLNYRSKIVMDATDGKSKFDAVPGFGTSIFKDGKIKAQMPLPAELTVGASYTWNKWLFAFDYNRTFWTAYKSLDIEFVDNIAIGTSKNPRNYKDSSTYRLGVQYTMNEQLTLRAGWYFDESPVQQGYFAPETPRNDSRAYTGGLSYKFKNGIGIDLSFSYLHFSDTNSSYDYYMEDGQNVSFGGTYKSAVTSGGIGVSYSF from the coding sequence ATGATAAGAAAAATATTATCACTGTCTCTACTTACTTTACTATCAACATCGGCTTTCGCAGGTGGATATAGAGTTGCAATGCAAGGGAATAAGCAACTTGCAATGGGACATACAGGAGTAGCGGTTATAAATAATGGAGCGGAATCTTTGTTCTTTAATCCCGCTGCATCTGTTTATTCAGAGAATAGGTTTAATTTTTCTGGTGGAGTTAGTTATTTAGTAGCAGATACAAAATTCCAGAATAAAACCTATGGATGGGAAAATGAAACACGTAATCCAGGAACACCTTTTTATCTTTATGGTAGTTATAAGGCAACAGATTGGATGACAGTTGGTCTAGCGGTATATTCACCTTATGGAAGTAAAGTGGAATGGGATAAAGACTGGCAAGGTTCTCATTTAGTTAATAATATCGATTTAAAGGCTATTTACGTTCAACCTACCATTGCGATTAAAGTTAGTAAACATTTCAGTTTTGGTGGGGGACCAATCTTCGTTAATGGAGGTGTGACTTTTAATAAAAACTTGTCTCGTAGTATGACCGATGAGCAAGGAAATAGAACAAATGTAACTGTAGAAGCTAAGAATGTAACAGCTTGGGGATGGACTGCAGGGTATTTAGTTAATGTAGACGATCATTTAAGATTAGGACTTAACTATCGTTCAAAAATCGTTATGGATGCTACGGATGGTAAATCTAAGTTTGATGCAGTACCAGGTTTTGGAACAAGTATCTTTAAAGATGGAAAGATTAAGGCGCAAATGCCTCTACCAGCCGAGTTGACTGTAGGAGCTTCTTATACTTGGAATAAATGGTTGTTTGCTTTTGATTATAATAGAACATTTTGGACAGCATATAAATCATTGGATATAGAATTCGTTGATAATATAGCTATTGGTACGTCTAAGAATCCACGTAATTATAAAGACTCTAGTACTTATCGTTTAGGAGTTCAGTATACTATGAATGAGCAGTTGACCTTAAGAGCGGGGTGGTATTTTGATGAAAGTCCTGTACAACAGGGGTATTTTGCACCAGAAACGCCGCGTAATGATTCACGTGCATACACTGGAGGATTAAGTTATAAATTTAAGAATGGTATAGGAATCGATTTATCATTTAGTTATTTACACTTCAGTGATACTAACAGTAGTTATGACTATTATATGGAAGATGGACAGAATGTGTCTTTTGGTGGAACATATAAATCTGCTGTAACAAGTGGGGGGATAGGAGTAAGCTATAGTTTTTAA
- a CDS encoding SGNH/GDSL hydrolase family protein, with protein MKKRYLLLLPAVALLASCEPSIKDEIDSGTYSAGEADFSSYVAVGNSLTSGFMDGTVFKSGQQNSFPNILAGQFKVVGGGEFTQPSYEDDVNNVGGLLFGGQVNAGFPSRMIVNMMPGADGQPLGPQNINKAVTIEATKQQKKAYHNAGVPGAKTFHLTAPGYGSLAGLSNGTANPYFVRTATADNATVLGDAMSLKPTFFTNWIGANDVLAYATSGGEGKDQNKLGGLDPRQYGSNDITHVGVFKNVYEGITTTLTSQGAKGVVATIPDVTAIPFFTTVPYNPLSPKLIGEANIDQLNGLIGMLKQILAKGGQGDRLQLISKTSANPLLIQDKTLADMSALLEGGLTQVVNAGLFPVKLTPEQIKFISISYGQARHATAKDLMLLTSKAQIGAALPQSTGNPAMDAMLKKGVSFPISDAFVLNPVEQTNIKEATVQFNSIIKAVAASKGLAVADMNDILNKAVSGLRVEDGQIYTANYFQGMGNLNTVMFSLDGVHLNARGYAFIASEILRTINKHYKATIPLVNPAVYPGPELVVGNK; from the coding sequence ATGAAAAAAAGATATTTATTACTATTACCAGCAGTAGCTTTATTAGCTTCATGTGAACCATCTATAAAAGATGAGATAGACTCTGGCACGTATAGTGCTGGCGAGGCTGATTTTAGTTCATATGTGGCAGTTGGAAATTCACTTACTTCTGGATTTATGGATGGTACTGTATTTAAATCAGGTCAACAGAATTCATTTCCTAATATTTTAGCAGGTCAGTTTAAAGTTGTTGGAGGAGGAGAGTTTACTCAACCGTCTTATGAAGATGATGTTAATAATGTAGGAGGTCTATTATTTGGAGGTCAGGTTAATGCTGGTTTTCCTAGTAGAATGATTGTTAATATGATGCCAGGTGCTGATGGACAACCTTTAGGACCACAGAATATTAATAAAGCAGTAACAATAGAGGCGACTAAACAGCAGAAAAAAGCATATCACAATGCTGGTGTACCTGGGGCAAAAACATTTCATTTAACAGCGCCTGGATATGGTAGTTTAGCTGGATTATCAAATGGTACAGCTAACCCTTATTTTGTGCGTACAGCAACAGCTGATAATGCTACAGTATTAGGAGATGCGATGAGTCTTAAACCTACGTTTTTTACAAACTGGATAGGTGCAAATGATGTATTAGCTTATGCTACTTCAGGGGGAGAAGGAAAGGATCAAAATAAATTAGGTGGATTAGACCCTAGACAGTATGGCTCTAATGATATCACTCACGTAGGGGTGTTTAAAAATGTTTATGAAGGAATTACTACAACTCTAACTTCTCAAGGGGCAAAAGGTGTAGTAGCTACTATTCCGGATGTAACAGCAATTCCATTCTTTACCACTGTTCCTTATAATCCATTATCTCCTAAACTTATAGGAGAAGCGAATATTGATCAGCTAAATGGATTAATAGGAATGTTAAAACAAATCTTAGCTAAAGGAGGGCAAGGTGATAGACTTCAATTGATTTCTAAAACTTCAGCTAACCCTCTTTTAATTCAAGACAAGACATTAGCAGATATGTCTGCTTTATTAGAAGGAGGTTTAACTCAAGTAGTTAATGCTGGTTTGTTTCCAGTTAAGTTAACACCAGAACAAATTAAGTTTATCTCTATATCTTATGGACAAGCGAGACATGCTACTGCTAAAGATTTGATGTTACTAACAAGTAAAGCGCAAATAGGGGCAGCATTACCTCAGTCGACTGGTAATCCTGCAATGGATGCAATGTTGAAAAAAGGAGTTAGTTTTCCTATTAGTGATGCTTTTGTACTTAATCCTGTAGAACAAACTAATATTAAAGAGGCAACTGTGCAATTTAATTCTATTATCAAAGCGGTAGCAGCAAGCAAAGGTCTAGCTGTAGCAGATATGAATGATATCTTAAATAAGGCAGTTTCTGGACTTAGAGTAGAGGATGGTCAGATTTATACAGCGAATTACTTTCAAGGAATGGGGAATTTAAATACTGTTATGTTCTCGTTAGATGGAGTTCATTTAAATGCTAGAGGATATGCATTTATAGCTTCAGAGATTTTAAGAACAATTAATAAGCACTATAAAGCTACTATTCCATTAGTTAACCCAGCTGTTTATCCAGGACCTGAATTAGTGGTTGGTAA
- a CDS encoding BamA/OMP85 family outer membrane protein translates to MFQKGTSLFALFIAGLIYNHAVAQDSIKAPSFEAPKIYTLGDITVTGKFSLNPQTIVTFTGLSKGQKIAVPGEEISHALKKLWGVGFFTDINFYETSVVNDTINVELTLNELPRLNDVKIKGFKKAKSEALIKEAKLSKGKIVNDNFLSTTKYFLLNKYKKDGFYNTKVTLNTIPSDSTGRKVDLVVGVDKGKKVRIQEITFNGNTQLVDKKLKKAMKETKERSPFNPLRIFKPSKFIKAKYEEDLGKIVDKYKESGYRDARIIADTTNYNPKTNRVSINIDVTEGNKYYFGDIRFIGNTVYTNSQLKRVLGIDKGEVYNGVLLDKRIQDKTAPDGYDITNLYQNNGYLFSNINPVEVRTANDTLDFEVRIVEGPIAKFNNITASGNDNTHDHVIHRELRTRPGETWNKGLVMETMRRLGQLNIFDAQAIVPDVKNADPGAGTVDIDWQVTEKGSSQVELQGGYGGGGFIGTLGLSFNNFSLRNIFNKKSYKPFPMGDGQSLALRLQGSTYYQTYSLSFSEPWFNGRKPINFFGTVAYSTQNLYDYVNRRTDRSRGFDITTIQFGIAKQLNVPDDNFVLSHTLSFQYYNMKNYNTGLFTFGDGESRNLAYQIELRRDNRGNDPIFPTFGSFFSVSGKFTAPYSLFNNVDYKNLGNEEAYKLRAKDGAVDPITGTSIPVGTYLDENYRPVNNWQDATADVGKVDQKKFNWLEYYKLKFKGDWYTTIYDKLVVRALGEFGFMGAYNNDRGVVPFERFYVGGDGMANYSLDGREVVQLRGYKNQTLTPYNDRGEQIGGTIYNKFTLELRYPITLKPSASVYVLAFAEAGNSFESFKTYSPFELKRSAGFGVRVFMPMFGLLGIDFGYGFDPVTGQAKKNGLETHFILGQSF, encoded by the coding sequence ATGTTTCAAAAAGGTACATCTCTTTTTGCACTGTTTATCGCAGGTTTAATATACAATCACGCTGTAGCACAAGATAGTATAAAAGCCCCTTCTTTTGAAGCTCCTAAAATATATACTTTAGGGGATATAACTGTGACAGGAAAATTTAGCTTAAATCCACAAACGATAGTTACTTTTACAGGGCTTTCTAAAGGCCAAAAAATAGCAGTGCCAGGGGAAGAAATTTCTCATGCTCTTAAAAAGTTATGGGGTGTTGGTTTTTTTACTGATATCAACTTTTATGAAACATCTGTAGTAAACGACACTATTAATGTAGAACTTACACTTAATGAATTACCTCGTCTTAACGATGTTAAGATAAAAGGGTTTAAGAAAGCTAAATCAGAGGCTCTTATTAAAGAGGCTAAATTAAGTAAAGGTAAAATTGTGAATGACAACTTTTTGTCAACAACAAAGTATTTTTTACTAAACAAGTATAAGAAAGACGGATTCTATAATACAAAAGTGACACTAAATACTATTCCAAGTGATTCAACAGGAAGAAAGGTTGATTTAGTAGTAGGTGTAGATAAAGGTAAAAAGGTTCGTATTCAGGAGATTACGTTTAATGGTAATACTCAATTAGTTGATAAGAAATTAAAAAAAGCAATGAAGGAAACGAAAGAGCGTAGCCCTTTTAATCCATTGCGTATTTTTAAACCTTCTAAGTTTATAAAAGCTAAGTATGAAGAAGATTTAGGTAAGATAGTAGATAAGTATAAAGAGAGTGGTTATCGCGATGCACGTATTATCGCAGATACAACTAACTACAATCCTAAGACCAATAGAGTTAGTATTAATATTGATGTTACAGAAGGGAACAAGTATTATTTTGGTGATATTCGTTTTATCGGTAATACAGTATATACTAATAGCCAACTTAAGAGAGTATTAGGAATAGATAAAGGAGAAGTTTATAATGGTGTTTTATTAGATAAACGTATCCAAGATAAAACAGCTCCTGATGGATATGATATTACGAACTTGTATCAAAACAATGGTTATTTGTTCTCTAATATTAATCCAGTTGAGGTTAGAACAGCAAACGATACTTTAGATTTCGAAGTAAGAATTGTTGAAGGACCTATCGCTAAATTTAATAATATTACTGCATCTGGTAATGATAATACACATGATCACGTAATCCATAGAGAACTTAGAACACGTCCAGGTGAAACTTGGAATAAGGGATTGGTAATGGAAACAATGCGTAGATTAGGGCAGCTAAACATCTTTGATGCTCAGGCTATTGTTCCTGATGTGAAGAATGCAGATCCAGGAGCAGGTACGGTTGATATAGACTGGCAAGTAACAGAGAAGGGATCTAGTCAAGTTGAATTACAAGGAGGTTACGGTGGAGGAGGATTCATCGGAACTCTAGGGTTGTCATTTAATAACTTCTCTTTGAGAAATATTTTTAATAAGAAATCTTATAAACCTTTCCCTATGGGAGATGGGCAGTCTTTAGCTCTTCGTTTGCAAGGAAGTACTTATTATCAAACCTATAGTTTGAGTTTTTCTGAACCTTGGTTTAATGGACGTAAACCTATTAACTTCTTTGGTACTGTAGCTTATAGTACACAGAATCTATACGATTATGTAAATAGACGTACAGATAGAAGTAGAGGATTTGATATTACAACAATTCAGTTTGGTATCGCGAAACAATTAAATGTACCTGATGATAATTTTGTATTATCACATACATTAAGTTTCCAATATTATAACATGAAAAACTATAATACTGGATTATTTACATTCGGAGATGGAGAGTCTCGTAACTTAGCATATCAGATTGAATTGAGAAGAGATAATCGTGGTAATGACCCAATCTTCCCTACATTTGGTTCTTTCTTTAGTGTTAGTGGTAAGTTTACAGCTCCTTATTCGTTGTTTAATAATGTTGATTATAAAAATTTAGGTAACGAAGAAGCATATAAGTTACGCGCTAAAGATGGTGCAGTAGATCCTATTACTGGAACTAGTATTCCTGTAGGAACGTATTTAGACGAAAATTATAGACCTGTTAATAATTGGCAAGATGCTACAGCTGATGTAGGTAAGGTCGATCAAAAGAAATTTAACTGGCTAGAATATTATAAACTTAAATTTAAAGGAGATTGGTACACTACTATTTACGACAAGTTAGTGGTACGTGCATTAGGAGAATTTGGATTTATGGGAGCTTATAATAATGATCGCGGGGTTGTACCATTCGAAAGATTCTATGTTGGAGGTGACGGAATGGCAAACTATTCATTAGATGGACGTGAAGTAGTGCAGTTGAGAGGTTATAAAAATCAAACATTAACTCCATATAATGATAGAGGAGAACAAATAGGAGGTACTATTTACAATAAATTTACGTTAGAATTACGTTACCCTATTACATTAAAACCAAGTGCATCAGTTTATGTGTTAGCATTTGCTGAGGCTGGTAACTCTTTCGAGTCATTTAAAACATATAGCCCTTTTGAATTAAAGAGGTCTGCAGGATTCGGAGTCAGAGTATTTATGCCAATGTTTGGATTGTTAGGTATTGACTTTGGTTATGGATTTGACCCTGTAACTGGACAAGCTAAAAAGAATGGATTGGAAACACACTTCATTCTTGGACAATCGTTTTAA
- the murI gene encoding glutamate racemase, translated as MTKNNPIGLFDSGIGGTTIWQEINLLMPCEDTIFIGDQRYAPYGVKSKQEIVDLSFKNIDYLLSLNCKIIVVACNTATTNAIVEMREKYDIPIIGIEPAIKPATILTKTSKIGILATKGTITSDFFASKVKLYPDVQIIEQIGYDLVTLIESGKLYSEEMRLLLTSYLLPMVDQGIDTLVLGCTHYPYLKPMIETIIPNDIKIIDSGRAVAKHTKEILVELDLLSTKTDVGLNYFFSNTDIEILKTFVPQTGIVEYRDF; from the coding sequence ATGACTAAGAACAATCCTATAGGTTTATTTGACTCTGGTATTGGAGGAACAACTATCTGGCAAGAGATCAATCTTTTGATGCCTTGTGAAGATACTATTTTTATTGGGGATCAACGTTATGCTCCTTATGGAGTAAAATCTAAACAAGAGATTGTGGATCTCTCATTTAAAAATATTGATTACCTTCTTTCATTAAACTGTAAAATTATTGTTGTAGCATGTAATACAGCGACTACTAATGCAATTGTAGAAATGCGTGAGAAGTATGATATACCTATTATAGGAATCGAACCTGCAATTAAACCTGCTACAATCTTGACTAAAACTTCGAAAATAGGTATTCTAGCGACTAAAGGAACGATTACTAGCGACTTCTTTGCTTCTAAAGTAAAATTGTATCCTGATGTACAGATCATCGAGCAAATAGGCTATGATCTTGTCACCCTTATTGAGTCAGGTAAATTATATTCGGAAGAAATGAGATTGTTATTAACTAGTTATTTATTACCGATGGTTGATCAAGGTATAGATACGTTAGTATTAGGATGTACACATTATCCTTATCTTAAACCGATGATAGAAACGATTATTCCCAACGATATTAAAATTATCGATTCTGGAAGAGCAGTAGCTAAGCACACTAAAGAGATACTGGTAGAATTAGATCTACTATCTACTAAGACTGATGTGGGGTTAAATTATTTTTTTAGTAATACAGATATAGAAATATTAAAAACGTTTGTTCCTCAAACAGGTATTGTTGAGTATAGAGATTTCTAA
- a CDS encoding OmpH family outer membrane protein yields MRKMKSLLMAAALFFGVSTTAVMAQSKVAHVDARALMAELPAMKNAQAELKKIGEGYEKNFSTMMSEYQTKIQKYQAEAATAGDAKNEERAKEIDQLQQRIQEFQNTAQQDLQKKEVELTQPILEKALAAIQKVGKAKGFEFVLDSSTGSGVLLANGTNLMADVKKELGVN; encoded by the coding sequence ATGAGAAAAATGAAATCTTTATTAATGGCAGCTGCATTGTTTTTTGGAGTTAGTACTACTGCTGTAATGGCTCAATCAAAAGTAGCACACGTTGACGCAAGAGCTTTAATGGCTGAATTACCAGCAATGAAAAATGCTCAAGCTGAATTAAAGAAAATCGGTGAAGGATATGAGAAAAACTTCTCAACTATGATGTCTGAATACCAAACTAAAATTCAGAAATATCAAGCTGAAGCTGCTACTGCTGGTGATGCTAAAAACGAAGAGAGAGCAAAAGAGATTGATCAGTTACAACAAAGAATCCAAGAGTTTCAAAATACAGCTCAACAAGATCTTCAAAAGAAAGAAGTTGAGTTAACTCAACCAATCTTAGAAAAAGCTTTAGCTGCAATCCAAAAAGTAGGAAAAGCTAAAGGATTTGAATTCGTATTAGATTCTTCAACAGGATCTGGTGTATTGTTAGCTAATGGTACTAACCTTATGGCTGATGTAAAGAAAGAATTAGGAGTTAACTAA